A genomic window from Populus alba chromosome 19, ASM523922v2, whole genome shotgun sequence includes:
- the LOC118044953 gene encoding probable disease resistance protein At4g27220, which translates to MVRSNDPFWNDVEDMKDGSMKCKFCGHLFANYTSISRIKWHLSGERGHGVSICGQVPGEVQEAAFLAMHGGSKRHKILASSSNANDYAMSTSPQERNNKVDSLAGDPGRIQALDIMGQAIEINWDELHNLLMEDDLENGTGEVAQPGAGSSSFRGLKYNTSETRGDPLPTSSTKLVGRAFEENTNIIWSWLMDDEVSTIGIYGMGGVGKTTMLQHIHNELLRRPGISHHVYWVTVSRDFNINKLQNNISRRIGLNLSNEEDELHRAVELSKELTKKKKWILILDDLWDSFELHKVGIPISLKGCKLIMTTRSERICQRMGSQHKIKVKPLSKREAWTLFVEKLGHDITLSPEVERIAIDVARECAGLPLGIITIAGSLRGVDDLHEWRNTLKKLKESRLKDMEDEVYQLLRFSYDRLDDFALQQCLLYCALFPEDRVIKREELIGYLIDEGIMKGAISKQSAYDEGHTMLNKLENVCLLERCIGHGDARAVKMHDLIRDMTIQIQQENSQGMIKAGAQIRELPTAEEWTENLTRISLIENQIEEIPSSHSPRCPNLSTLLLCHNQGLRFIADSFFKHLLGLKVLDLSYTFIEKLPDSVSDLISLTALLLIGCENLRDVPSLKNLRALRRLDLCLTALEKMPQGMECLSNLRYLRLHASGEKEFPSGILPKLSHLQVFALEEEIPSAPITVKGKEVGCLRKLETLECHFEGCSDFVEYLKSRDETQSLSTYQIFVGQFEEYEIKSYYRGKTVWLGNLGINKDGDFQVMFPNDIQQLIIFYCDDVSSLINYAIDLKVMDNSYCNSMESLVSSSWFCSATLPSPSYKGIFSYLKKLHCYGCRRTKKLFPFVLLPNLVNLECIRVEECEEMEEIIATSSNEEGDKGEESSSSIEFKLPKLKILKLYELPELKSFCNAKLICNSLQQIGLVKCQKLKRMPIYLSLLENGQPSPPLSLKEIEIYPKEWWESMVEWEQPKAKDVLRPFVEFLGPDEYELSPI; encoded by the coding sequence ATGGTTCGATCAAATGATCCATTTTGGAATGATGTTGAAGATATGAAAGATGGTAGCATGAAGTGCAAGTTCTGTGGGCATTTATTTGCCAACTATACTTCCATTTcgaggatcaaatggcatttatCAGGAGAGAGAGGGCATGGTGTTTCCATTTGTGGTCAGGTGCCCGGAGAAGTTCAAGAAGCCGCCTTCCTAGCTATGCATGGTGGCAGCAAAAGACATAAAATCTTAGCAAGTTCAAGCAACGCTAATGATTATGCCATGTCAACCAGTCCACAAGAACGAAACAATAAAGTCGACAGTTTGGCTGGAGACCCTGGAAGGATACAAGCATTAGATATAATGGGTCAAGCAATTGAAATAAACTGGGATGAGCTCCATAATTTGTTAATGGAGGATGATTTAGAGAACGGGACTGGAGAAGTAGCGCAGCCTGGAGCAGGATCTAGCTCTTTCAGAGGCCTTAAATACAACACAAGTGAGACCAGAGGAGATCCATTACCTACTAGCTCTACAAAGCTAGTGGGTCGAGCATTTGAAGAGAATACGAATATAATATGGTCCTGGTTAATGGATGATGAAGTATCAACCATTGGCATTTACGGGATGGGAGGAGTTGGTAAGACGACAATGTTGCAACATATCCATAATGAGCTTCTCAGAAGACCAGGCATTTCTCATCATGTTTATTGGGTTACTGTGTCGCGAGATttcaacattaataaattacagAACAATATCTCAAGGCGTATAGGTTTAAACCTTTCCAATGAAGAGGATGAGCTGCATAGAGCTGTGGAATTGTCAAAAGAActaacgaagaaaaaaaaatggattctcattttagatgatttgtgggACTCTTTTGAGCTGCACAAAGTGGGGATTCCTATCTCATTGAAAGGATGCAAGCTGATTATGACAACTCGATCAGAGAGGATTTGTCAACGGATGGGTAGCCAACATAAAATCAAAGTGAAGCCACTTTCTAAGAGAGAAGCTTGGACTTTGTTCGTGGAGAAACTTGGACATGACATAACACTCTCTCCAGAAGTGGAACGAATTGCAATAGATGTTGCAAGGGAATGCGCGGGTTTGCCTTTGGGAATTATTACAATTGCAGGAAGCTTGAGGGGAGTGGATGACCTGCATGAATGGAGGAAtacattaaagaaattaaaagaatcaaGATTGAAGGACATGGAAGATGAGGTGTACCAATTATTGAGGTTTAGTTATGACCGATTGGATGATTTTGCATTACAACAATGTCTCTTATATTGTGCATTATTTCCTGAAGATCGTGTTATTAAAAGGGAGGAGTTGATAGGATATTTGATCGACGAGGGAATAATGAAAGGAGCAATAAGCAAGCAATCGGCATATGACGAGGGCCACACGAtgcttaataaacttgaaaatgtTTGTTTACTGGAAAGATGTATCGGTCATGGTGATGCTAGAGCTGTCAAGATGCATGATTTAATTAGGGACATGACCATCCAAATACAACAAGAGAACTCTCAAGGCATGATTAAAGCAGGTGCACAAATAAGAGAATTGCCGACTGCAGAGGAGTGGACAGAGAATCTTACAAGAATTTCACTAatagaaaatcaaattgaagaaattcccTCAAGCCATTCACCAAGGTGTCCCAATCTTTCAACTCTATTGCTATGTCATAATCAAGGGTTGCGATTTATTGCAGATTCATTTTTCAAGCACTTGCTTGGGCTTAAGGTCCTCGATCTGTCTTACACATTTATTGAAAAGTTGCCTGATTCTGTCTCTGACTTGATAAGTCTCACTGCATTATTGCTCATTGGCTGCGAGAACTTAAGGGATGTACCCTCATTAAAAAATCTCAGGGCACTAAGGAGGTTAGATCTTTGTTTGACTGCACTTGAAAAGATGCCTCAAGGAATGGAATGTCTATCCAACCTGAGGTATCTTAGACTCCATGCAAGtggtgaaaaggagtttcctAGTGGGATATTACCTAAACTCTCTCACCTGCAAGTATTTGCATTAGAGGAGGAGATTCCTAGTGCTCCGATAACAGTCAAAGGAAAGGAAGTAGGGTGCTTAAGGAAGTTGGAAACTTTGGAATGCCATTTTGAAGGTTGCTCTGACTTTGTGGAGTATCTCAAATCTCGGGATGAGACCCAATCACTAAGCACATACCAAATTTTTGTAGGACAGTTTGaggaatatgaaataaaaagctATTATAGAGGTAAAACTGTTTGGTTGGGTAACTTGGGTATCAATAAAGATGGAGATTTTCAGGTCATGTTCCCAAATGACATTCAACAActgatcattttttattgtgatgatGTTTCCTctcttataaattatgcaattgaTCTGAAGGTCATGGACAATTCTTATTGCAatagcatggagagcttggtttcatcttcttggttctgcTCAGCTACACTTCCATCTCCATCTTATAAAggtatattttcatatcttaaaAAGTTGCATTGTTATGGATGTAGAAGAACGAAGAAGTTGTTCCCTTTTGTCTTGCTGCCAAACCTCGTAAACCTGGAATGTATTAGAGTTGAAGAATGTGAagaaatggaggagataatagcaACAAGTTCAAATGAAGAAGGAGATAAGGGTGaagaaagcagcagcagcatcgaATTCAAACTACCAaagttaaaaattctaaaattatatgAATTACCAGAACTAAAAAGCTTTTGTAATGCAAAACTGATCTGCAACTCTCTACAACAAATTGGGCTAGTAAAATGTCAGAAGCTAAAAAGAATGCCAATTTATCTTTCGTTACTTGAAAATGGTCAGCCATCTCCTCCCCTTTCTCTTAAAGAAATCGAGATATATCCAAAAGAATGGTGGGAGTCAATGGTGGAGTGGGAGCAACCTAAAGCTAAGGATGTCCTTCGTCCCTTCGTAGAGTTTTTGGGACCCGACGAATACGAGTTATCCCCCATATAG
- the LOC118044952 gene encoding uncharacterized protein codes for MNTYTSNSTSFMNNKSRRVKSSGWAAFDLKQRQKDGEVDGKDPFPAIGDLPVTGGLRRNNDVGGLSSKSFSSVLKPPASAGFPALKTQNVNNLTAKVADFSAGYRDSDKVIEEKNGGNVLLDLQRLKEIHGWADFSLIEDVMASVDNDAEKACVLLNGMVSNADFDEDEGAKFNSGFNKSLADDIADLSSTLEDALKDNDHNNDNYSIDLREDVGVSSSADAAANMKLILGHLKSIPVEPEWEEDDVYLSHRKNALRMMRLASQHSRAATNAFLRRDHFSAQQHSLRAREKWSAAEQLNAKAAKEILSIRNSDNDPWKLDLHGLHAAEAGQALQEHLLKIETLFPNNRSTSPCRIKTKNGIVHSSPFDAFSTVDAENLDKQQAIFRQRPTSLQVITGVGNHSRGQAALPTAVKSFLNDNGYRFDETRPGVITVRPKFRHR; via the exons ATGAATACATATACAAGCAATTCTACttcttttatgaataataaatcTAGGAGAGTCAAGTCCTCTGGGTGGGCTGCCTTTGACTTGAAACAGAGGCAGAAAGATGGTGAAGTTGATGGTAAGGATCCTTTTCCAGCTATTGGGGACCTGCCAGTTACTGGTGGTTTGAGGAGGAATAATGATGTTGGTGGTTTATCTTCAAAGTCTTTCTCTTCTGTGCTCAAACCTCCTGCTTCTGCTGGTTTTCCTGCTTTGAAGACACAGAATGTTAATAATTTGACCGCCAAAGTTGCTGATTTTTCTGCTGGTTATAGGGATTCCGATAAGGTTATTGAGGAGAAGAATGGTGGGAATGTTTTATTGGATTTGCAGAGGCTGAAAGAGATTCATGGCTGGGCTGATTTTAGCTTGATTGAGGATGTCATGGCCAGTGTGGATAATGATGCTGAAAAGGCTTGTGTTTTGTTGAATGGGATGGTTTCTAATGCTGACTTTGACGAGGATGAGGGAGCAAAATTTAACTCTGGTTTTAATAAGAGTCTTGCTGATGATATTGCTGATTTGAGCTCGACCCTTGAGGATGCTCTAAAAGATAATGATCATAACAATGATAATTACAGCATAGATTTGAGGGAGGATGTAGGTGTTTCCTCTTCAGCCGATGCTGCTGCGAACATGAAACTGATCTTGGGGCACTTAAAGTCTATACCCGTTGAGCCTGAATGGGAAGAGGATGATGTTTACTTGAGTCATCGAAAGAATGCTTTGAGAATGATGAG GTTAGCATCTCAGCATTCCAGGGCTGCCACTAATGCCTTTTTAAGAAGGGATCATTTTTCTGCTCAGCAGCACTCATTGAGAGCTCGAGAGAAATGGTCGGCTGCTGAACAACTCAATGCTAAGGCAGCCAAGGAAATTTTAAGCATACGAAATAGTGACAATGATCCATGGAAATTAGACTTGCACGGTCTTCATGCAGCAGAGGCTGGTCAAGCCTTGCAAGAACACCTGCTAAAAATTGAGACCCTGTTTCCAAACAATAGGTCAACTTCTCCATGTAGAATAAAGACAAAGAATGGGATTGTAcattcttcaccatttgatgcCTTTAGTACTGTAGATGCAGAGAACTTGGATAAGCAGCAGGCAATATTCAGACAGAGGCCAACATCGTTACAAGTCATAACAG GTGTAGGCAACCATAGCAGGGGGCAAGCTGCACTCCCAACAGCTGTGAAAAGTTTCCTCAATGATAACGG ATATCGATTTGATGAGACGAGGCCAGGCGTGATCACTGTTAGGCCCAAATTCCGTCACAGATGA
- the LOC118044951 gene encoding uncharacterized protein, with protein sequence MAYVDEDGSSGSGDDVTMLDGHNKRQSVTPGGSGRGKRSRKATGDAIVDAMLEIAAASKMRAAAIMKNEDQFSISKCIKVLDEMQDTLASMEDFDLELDNMELVAAAAGYYYYNSITRQPRHSSSPYGSSFMSEVLDGPDDGCREMFRMDKHVFHNLCGILRQRGMLRDTAGVMIEEQLAIFLNIIGHNERNRVIQERFQHSGETISRHFNNVLKAIKSLSREFLQPPPIATPPEILSSNRFYPYFKDCIGVIDGMHVPAHLPAKDQSRFRNKKGVLSQNVLAACTFDLQFIFIYPGWEGSAADSRVLRAVLDDPDQNFPIIPEGKYYIVDTGYSNLEGFIAPYPGVRYHLHEFRGANQLPRNPQELFNHRHSSLRNTIQVSFDVLKTRFPILKVAPQYGFHVQRDIVIAACVLHNYIRREGKDDWLFANVDGVAVAELPDIDDESDIQLASSIQDHMAFSLRESIMGAMWNDFINKWDQW encoded by the exons ATGGCTTATGTGGATGAGGATGGTTCGTCGGGCTCTGGAGATGATGTCACCATGTTGGATGGACACAACAAGCGTCAATCTGTGACGCCAGGAGGTTCTGGTCGTGGGAAGAGGAGTCGTAAGGCAACCGGTGATGCCATTGTGGATGCTATGCTGGAAATTGCTGCTGCTTCCAAAATGAGGGCGGCTGCTATTATGAAAAATGAGGATCAATTTTCTATCAGCAAATGCATCAAAGTATTGGATGAGATGCAAG ATACTTTGGCTAGTATGGAAGACTTCGACTTAGAATTGGACAATATGGAATTAGTTGCGGCCGCTGCTGGCTATTACTATTATAACAGTATAACTCGGCAACCTCGACATAGTTCGTCACCTTATGGAAGTAGTTTTATGTCTGAAGTGCTGGATGGCCCCGATGATGGATGCCGGGAAATGTTTCGGATGGATAAACATGTATTCCACAATCTATGTGGCATTCTCAGACAAAGAGGCATGCTTCGTGATACTGCAGGTGTTATGATAGAGGAGCAGCTGGCTATTTTCTTGAACATTATTGGTCATAACGAGCGTAACAGAGTTATCCAGGAAAGGTTCCAGCATTCAGGTGAAACCATAAGCCGGCATTTCAATAATGTGTTGAAGGCAATCAAGTCACTTTCACGCGAGTTTCTACAGCCACCACCTATCGCCACTCCTCCAGAAATTCTGTCCAGTAATAGATTCTATCCATATTTCAAG GATTGTATTGGTGTCATAGATGGTATGCATGTTCCTGCACACCTTCCAGCCAAGGACCAATCTCGATTTCGTAATAAGAAAGGTGTTTTATCACAAAATGTTTTGGCTGCTTGTACATTTGACTTGCagttcatatttatttatccGGGTTGGGAAGGCTCTGCTGCAGATTCTCGTGTATTAAGAGCAGTCCTTGATGATCCAGATCAGAATTTCCCTATCATACCCGAAG GAAAATACTACATAGTTGACACGGGATACTCAAATCTGGAAGGATTTATTGCTCCGTACCCAGGAGTCCGCTATCACCTTCATGAATTTAGAGGTGCCAATCAGCTGCCCAGAAATCCACAGGAACTATTTAATCACCGACATTCTTCCCTTAGAAACACCATTCAGGTGTCTTTCGATGTGCTGAAAACACGATTTCCTATTCTTAAAGTTGCCCCTCAATATGGATTTCATGTCCAAAGGGACATAGTTATTGCTGCATGCGTGTTACATAATTACATCAGGCGCGAAGGGAAAGATGATTGGTTGTTTGCTAATGTTGATGGAGTGGCTGTGGCAGAATTGCCAGATATTGATGACGAGTCTGATATACAGCTGGCTTCTTCCATTCAGGATCACATGGCTTTCTCATTACGAGAATCGATTATGGGGGCAATGTGGAATGACTTCATAAACAAATGGGATCAATGGTGA
- the LOC118044931 gene encoding disease resistance protein At4g27190-like gives MENSSGRLVQPGTSASSTMLVGRAFEQDMKVIRSWLMDDEVSTIGIYGMGGVGKTTMLQHIRNELLERRDISHNIYWVNVPKGFKIEELQDLIAKYLHLDLSSKDDDLSRAVKLAKELVKKHKWILILDDLWNSFEPQEVGIPIPLKGSKLIMTTRSEIVCRQMNSRNNIRLDTLSDEESWTLFTEKLGHDKPLSPEVERIAADVARECAGLPLGIVTLAESLKGVDDLHEWRITLKRLKESNFWDMEDQMFQILRLSYDCLDDSAQQCFVYCALFDERHKIERGVLIESFIEEGIIKEINRQATLDKGHSILDRLENVCLLERIDGGSAVKMHDLLRDMAIQILDECSLVMANLTFYPPPPFFLFSIV, from the coding sequence ATGGAGAACAGTAGTGGAAGATTAGTGCAGCCCGGCACAAGTGCCAGCTCTACAATGCTAGTTGGTCGAGCATTTGAACAGGATATGAAGGTGATACGGTCTTGGTTAATGGATGATGAAGTCTCAACCATTGGCATTTACGGAATGGGGGGAGTTGGTAAAACGACAATGCTGCAACATATCCGCAATGAACTTCTAGAAAGACGAGATATTTCTCATAATATTTATTGGGTGAATGTGCCTAAAGGTTTCAAGATTGAAGAATTGCAAGATCTTATTGCTAAATATCTTCATTTAGATCTTTCAAGCAAAGACGATGATCTATCTAGAGCTGTCAAATTAGCAAAAGAACTCGTGAAGAAACATAAATGGATtctcattttagatgatttgtggaaTTCTTTTGAGCCACAAGAAGTGGGGATTCCTATCCCATTAAAAGGATCCAAGCTCATTATGACAACTCGATCAGAAATAGTTTGTCGGCAGATGAATAGCCGAAACAATATAAGACTGGATACTCTTTCTGATGAAGAATCCTGGACTTTGTTCACAGAGAAGCTTGGACATGACAAACCACTTTCTCCAGAAGTGGAACGAATTGCTGCAGATGTTGCAAGggaatgtgctggtttgccTTTAGGAATTGTTACATTAGCAGAAAGTTTGAAGGGAGTGGATGACCTACATGAGTGGAGGATTACATTGAAGAGATTGAAAGAATCAAATTTTTGGGACATGGAAGATCAGATGTTTCAGATATTAAGATTGAGTTATGATTGTTTAGATGATTCAGCACAACAATGTTTTGTATATTGTGCATTATTCGATGAACGTCATAAGATTGAAAGGGGGGTGTTGATAGAATCGTTTATCGAGGAGGggataattaaagaaataaacaggCAAGCAACACTCGATAAGGGCCACTCAATTCTTGATAGACTAGAAAATGTCTGCTTATTGGAAAGAATTGATGGTGGTAGTGctgtcaagatgcatgacttgcTTAGGGACATGGCCATCCAAATACTAGATGAATGCTCTCTAGTCATGGCAAATCTTACTTTCTATCCTCctcctcccttttttttattttctatagttTAA
- the LOC118044950 gene encoding probable disease resistance protein At4g27220 — translation MARQKDRFWDHVEKLDDGRFNCTFCGFKFAAATSISRIKWHLSREEGHGVAVCGQVPQQVQEAAFLDMRHCNKRHKGIASSSNFNDNAISTTPQEQNNEVDNVAGDAGTTQAADRMGHPLGRSVEEFSRWLMEDDTENGTGGVAQPGAGASSSGGLTCNTNETTGDPLPTSSTKLVGRAFEQNTNLIWSWLIDDEVSTIGIYGMGGVGKTSMMKHIHNKLLKRRGIFYCVYWVTVSRDFSIERLQNLIAKCLGLDLSSEDDDLRRAVKLSKELRKKQKWILILDDLWNTFELHEVGIPEPVDVKGCKLIMTSRSKRVCQWMDRRREIKVKPLLESEAWDLFKEKLGHDIPLSPEVERIAVDIARECAGLPLGIITIAGSLRRVDDLHEWRNTLKKLKESKCRDMKDKVFRLLRFSYDQLHDLALQQCLLYCALFPEDHEIRREGLIGYLIDEGIIERMESRQEAFDEGHTMLNRLKNVCLLEGGNVYYGRYRCVKMHDLIRDMTIQILQENSQDMVKAGARLRELPDAEVWTENLTRVSLMCNQIEEIPSGYSPRCPSLSTLLLCENPLVLIADSFFEHLHGLKVLDLSCTRITKLPDSVSELVSLTTLLLIDCKMLRHVPSLEKLRALKRLDLFYSLALEKMPQGMECLCNLRCLRMNGCGEKEFPSGLLPKLSRLQVFELNEKHFFGRQYAPITVKGKEVGCLRKLETLECHFEGYSEYVEYLKSRDNTQSLSSYKIAVGLLLENYHFSRGSKTIVLGNLNVNKDGDFQVMFPKDIQDLNIYKYDDATSLCDVFSLIKYATQLETIWIDDCNSMESLVSSSWLCSAPLPLPSYNGIFSGLKCFGCTGCKSMKKLFPLVLLPNLVNLEMIKVAHCEKMEEIIGGTRSDEEGVMGEESSNNEFKLPKLRSLLLSRLPELKSICCAKLICNSLRSIDITNCEKLKRMDICLSWLKNGQPSPSPSLKEIIIDSKQWWESVEWEHPNAKAIFRPFVRLRVGLEKTVPLK, via the coding sequence ATGGCTAGACAGAAGGATCGATTTTGGGATCATGTTGAGAAGTTGGATGATGGTCGTTTCAACTGTACATTTTGTGGCTTTAAATTTGCTGCTGCTACTTCCATTTcgaggatcaaatggcatttgTCAAGAGAGGAAGGGCATGGTGTTGCAGTTTGTGGACAAGTTCCTCAACAAGTTCAAGAAGCAGCTTTTCTAGATATGCGACATTGCAACAAAAGACATAAAGGCATAGCAAGTTCAAGCAATTTTAATGATAATGCCATTTCAACCACtccacaagaacaaaacaatgaAGTCGACAATGTGGCAGGAGATGCAGGAACGACACAAGCAGCGGATAGAATGGGTCACCCACTTGGAAGAAGTGTGGAAGAGTTCAGTAGATGGTTAATGGAGGATGATACAGAGAATGGGACTGGAGGAGTAGCGCAGCCTGGTGCAGGAGCTAGCTCTTCTGGAGGGCTTACATGCAACACAAATGAGACTACAGGAGATCCATTACCTACTAGCTCTACAAAGCTAGTGGGTCGAGCATTTGAACAGAATACAAATCTGATATGGTCATGGTTAATTGATGATGAGGTCTCGACAATTGGCATTTATGGAATGGGGGGAGTCGGTAAAACATCAATGATGAAACATATTCATAATAAGCTTCTAAAAAGACGAGgcattttttattgtgtttactGGGTGACCGTGTCTCGAGATTTCAGCATTGAAAGATTGCAAAATCTAATTGCTAAATGTCTTGGCTTGGATCTTTCAAGTGAAGATGATGATCTGCGGAGAGCTGTCAAATTGTCGAAAGAACtaaggaagaaacaaaaatggattctaattttagatgatttgtggaacACTTTTGAGCTACACGAAGTGGGAATTCCTGAGCCAGTGGATGTGAAAGGTTGCAAGCTGATTATGACAAGTCGATCTAAAAGGGTTTGTCAATGGATGGATAGACGACGCGAAATCAAAGTGAAGCCACTTTTGGAGAGTGAAGCTTGGGATTTGTTCAAGGAGAAACTTGGACATGACATACCACTTTCTCCAGAAGTGGAACGAATTGCAGTAGATATTGCAAGggaatgtgctggtttgccaTTGGGCATTATTACAATCGCAGGAAGCTTGAGGAGAGTGGATGACCTACATGAGTGGAGGAAtacattgaagaaattgaaagaatcaaaaTGTAGGGACATGAAAGATAAGGTATTCCGGTTATTGAGGTTTAGTTATGACCAGTTACATGATTTAGCACTACAACAGTGTCTCTTATACTGTGCATTATTTCCTGAAGATCATGAGATTAGAAGGGAGGGGTTGATAGGTTATTTGATCGACGAGGGAATAATTGAAAGAATGGAGAGCAGGCAAGAAGCATTTGACGAGGGCCACACAATGCTTAATAGACTAAAAAATGTCTGCCTATTGGAAGGTGGTAATGTATATTATGGTCGTTATAGAtgtgtcaagatgcatgacttgattagggacaTGACCATCCAAATACTGCAAGAGAACTCTCAAGACATGGTTAAAGCAGGTGCACGATTAAGAGAATTGCCGGATGCAGAGGTGTGGACAGAAAATCTTACTAGAGTTTCACTGATGTGTAACCAGATTGAAGAAATTCCTTCCGGCTATTCACCAAGGTGTCCCAGTCTTTCAACTCTATTGTTGTGCGAAAATCCACTGGTGCTTATTGCAGATTCATTTTTTGAGCACTTGCATGGGCTTaaggttcttgatctgtctTGTACAAGAATCACAAAATTGCCTGATTCTGTCTCTGAATTGGTGAGTCTCACTACATTACTGCTCATTGATTGTAAGATGTTAAGGCATGTACCGTCATTAGAAAAGCTCAGGGCACTGAAGAGGTTAGATCTCTTTTATTCTTTGGCACTTGAAAAGATGCCTCAAGGCATGGAATGTCTATGCAACCTGAGGTGTCTTAGAATGAATGGATGTGGTGAAAAAGAGTTTCCTAGTGGGTTGTTGCCTAAACTCTCTCGCCTACAAGTCTTTGAACTGAATGAGAAACATTTTTTTGGTAGACAATATGCTCCGATAACagttaaaggaaaggaagtagGATGCTTAAGGAAGTTGGAAACTTTGGAATGCCATTTTGAAGGTTACTCTGAGTACGTGGAGTATCTCAAATCTCGGGATAATACCCAATCACTAAGCAGTTACAAAATTGCTGTAGGACTACTACTGGAGAACTATCATTTTTCTCGAGGAAGTAAAACAATTGTTTTGGGTAACTTGAATGTAAACAAAGATGGAGATTTTCAGGTCATGTTTCCAAAGGACATTCAAGATCTGAACATCTATAAATATGATGATGCAACAAGTTTATGCGATGTTTTCTCTCTAATAAAATATGCAACGCAACTGGAGACTATATGGATTGATGATTGCAatagcatggagagcttggtcTCATCTTCTTGGTTATGCTCTGCTCCACTACCATTGCCATCTTATAATGGTATATTTTCTGGTCTTAAATGTTTTGGTTGTACTGGCTGTAAGAGtatgaagaagttgttccctCTTGTCTTGCTGCCAAACCTTGTAAACCTGGAAATGATTAAAGTTGCGCAttgtgagaaaatggaggagataataggtgGAACGAGATCAGATGAAGAAGGGGTTATGGGTGAAGAAAGCAGCAACAACGAATTCAAACTCCCCAAGTTAAGATCTCTGCTATTGAGTAGAttaccagaactgaaaagcatttgTTGTGCAAAATTGATTTGCAATTCTCTCCGATCCATTGATATAACAAATTgtgagaagctgaagaggatgGATATTTGTCTTTCGTGGCTTAAAAATGGACAGCCATCTCCTTCCCCTTCCcttaaagaaataattatagATTCAAAACAATGGTGGGAGTCagtggagtgggagcatcctaaCGCTAAGGCTATCTTTCGTCCCTTTGTAAGGTTGAGGGTAGGATTAGAGAAGACAGTGcccttaaaataa